From the Oligoflexia bacterium genome, one window contains:
- a CDS encoding 2Fe-2S iron-sulfur cluster-binding protein, whose protein sequence is MTFMPLKRHCWFSGMPSILEVAIANDIPLNHSCGGMGSCTTCRVFIEKGLEKLAPPNGVEKEHIIMRDWKPDERLGCQATAEDGLVVVIPSFNSDGI, encoded by the coding sequence ATGACATTTATGCCTCTGAAGCGCCACTGTTGGTTTTCGGGCATGCCCAGCATTCTCGAGGTGGCTATCGCAAACGACATTCCACTAAATCACTCCTGCGGCGGGATGGGTAGCTGTACGACTTGTCGTGTATTTATTGAAAAAGGGCTCGAAAAACTTGCCCCGCCTAATGGGGTTGAAAAAGAACATATTATAATGCGTGATTGGAAGCCCGATGAACGGTTGGGTTGTCAGGCTACTGCAGAGGATGGTTTGGTTGTCGTTATTCCGTCATTCAACTCTGATGGCATTTGA
- a CDS encoding 3'-5' exonuclease, whose amino-acid sequence MQFVAFDIETTGFLPHVDQIVEVAAVRFVNGKPVESYASLVNPKVRIPPEAARIHGITDEMVKDQPLIDKVLEEFSTFCASDPMVAHNAPFDTEFLKADIQKFETNAPKGLILDSCAMARKVIQGSANYKLGTLVAHLQIPVEGAYHRAEADARYCGNLFAIMLGRIFAQGQPVVLENLINLSSGQPVRFPQVLKSYRQLDLMGFLS is encoded by the coding sequence ATGCAATTTGTAGCCTTTGATATTGAAACAACTGGCTTTTTACCCCATGTCGATCAAATCGTTGAAGTCGCAGCTGTTCGTTTTGTTAATGGAAAACCTGTTGAATCTTATGCCAGTTTAGTTAATCCAAAAGTGCGCATTCCACCTGAGGCAGCACGCATCCACGGCATCACAGATGAAATGGTTAAAGATCAACCACTCATAGATAAAGTATTAGAAGAATTTTCGACCTTTTGCGCTAGTGATCCTATGGTTGCCCACAATGCACCTTTTGATACCGAATTTTTAAAAGCTGATATTCAAAAATTTGAAACCAATGCTCCAAAAGGGCTTATTCTTGATAGTTGTGCAATGGCTCGAAAAGTAATTCAAGGCAGCGCCAATTATAAACTAGGAACCCTTGTGGCTCATTTACAAATTCCAGTAGAGGGGGCTTATCACAGGGCTGAAGCTGATGCTCGTTATTGCGGAAATCTTTTTGCAATAATGCTCGGAAGAATTTTTGCCCAAGGTCAACCTGTGGTTTTAGAAAATCTAATTAACCTTTCAAGCGGGCAACCCGTACGATTTCCACAAGTGCTCAAAAGTTATCGTCAACTAGATCTCATGGGATTTTTGTCTTAA
- a CDS encoding NAD+ synthase, which produces MRIALAQINPTLGDFKSNADKIIEFIKRAHEKRAHVVVFSEMVLFGYPATDCIENADVVAKQEVQLQRIIKNIPLKITAVFGAVIKNKSKMGKPFSNVAVIARKGKKLKFFAKQLLPTYDVFDETRFFEPGDDTGIIKIEGIGKLAISVCEDMWTDFPGGPVSYYKNDPMKKIKDVDLIINISASPFSKNKMQKRLETARKHVRKIKAPFVYVNQVGGQDELIFDGRSFILDEKGKEIVRAASCEEDLVMVDLASKRFEHRPQDESPIEIMRKALVLGIRDFINKTGQKKIHLGLSGGIDSALAAALAIDAVGPGNVTGILLPGPYSSKGSIDDSLTLAKNLKIKTETISIVSMYETSKQTMKYFSGDQAARTAFDQNLQARLRCVVLMAYSNVQSSMLLGTSNKSEIASGYSTLYGDLIGGLNPLGDLLKAEVYALAKHYNLGREIIPKEILDKAPSAELAPDQHDQESLPPYDELDKAVVKLVELKKSPSNKTENWLADKLISNEFKRWQSPPILRVSEHAFGRGRRKPIAFKNN; this is translated from the coding sequence ATGAGAATTGCACTGGCGCAAATAAACCCAACTTTGGGTGATTTTAAAAGCAATGCTGATAAAATTATTGAATTCATTAAGCGCGCTCATGAAAAAAGGGCACATGTAGTTGTTTTTTCTGAAATGGTTCTTTTTGGCTACCCAGCCACTGATTGTATTGAAAATGCCGATGTTGTAGCCAAACAAGAAGTTCAACTTCAGCGAATCATCAAAAATATCCCTTTAAAAATCACCGCTGTATTTGGAGCGGTAATTAAAAATAAATCAAAAATGGGTAAACCCTTTAGCAATGTTGCAGTCATTGCACGTAAGGGTAAAAAACTTAAGTTTTTTGCAAAACAACTTTTACCCACATACGATGTGTTTGATGAGACAAGATTTTTTGAACCTGGCGATGATACCGGCATAATCAAAATTGAAGGTATTGGAAAATTAGCCATCAGCGTATGTGAAGATATGTGGACTGATTTTCCTGGTGGGCCAGTATCTTATTATAAAAATGATCCCATGAAAAAAATAAAGGATGTAGATCTTATTATTAATATTTCTGCCAGCCCCTTTTCAAAAAACAAAATGCAAAAAAGATTAGAGACAGCGCGCAAACATGTCAGAAAAATAAAAGCTCCTTTTGTGTATGTTAATCAGGTGGGTGGGCAAGATGAGCTCATTTTTGACGGCCGCAGTTTTATTTTAGATGAAAAAGGTAAAGAAATAGTAAGAGCTGCTTCATGTGAAGAAGATCTTGTCATGGTCGATTTAGCTTCAAAGCGCTTTGAGCATCGGCCTCAAGATGAATCGCCAATAGAAATAATGCGAAAAGCACTTGTGCTTGGTATTCGTGATTTTATTAATAAAACAGGTCAGAAAAAAATTCATCTCGGTCTTTCAGGCGGAATTGATTCAGCCCTTGCCGCAGCATTGGCAATTGATGCCGTGGGGCCGGGTAATGTCACCGGAATTTTATTACCAGGCCCTTACAGCAGCAAGGGTAGCATCGACGATTCTTTGACCTTGGCTAAAAATTTAAAAATTAAAACTGAGACGATAAGCATTGTTTCTATGTATGAGACTTCGAAACAAACAATGAAATATTTTTCTGGAGATCAAGCTGCTCGAACAGCTTTTGATCAAAATCTCCAAGCAAGACTTCGATGTGTTGTATTGATGGCTTATTCAAATGTGCAATCGAGTATGCTTTTGGGAACATCAAATAAAAGTGAGATCGCTTCAGGCTATTCAACGCTTTACGGTGATTTAATTGGGGGGCTGAATCCGTTGGGTGATCTTTTAAAAGCTGAAGTATATGCTTTAGCAAAGCATTATAATTTAGGGCGAGAAATTATTCCAAAAGAAATTTTAGATAAAGCACCTTCGGCTGAACTTGCTCCAGATCAGCATGATCAAGAATCACTTCCTCCTTATGATGAACTTGATAAGGCAGTTGTAAAATTAGTGGAGCTTAAAAAATCACCTTCAAATAAAACGGAAAATTGGCTAGCTGATAAATTAATTAGTAATGAATTCAAGCGATGGCAATCTCCGCCAATATTACGTGTATCAGAACATGCCTTTGGTCGCGGCCGTCGAAAGCCAATTGCATTCAAAAACAATTAA
- a CDS encoding TIGR02147 family protein: MQFSGPSLIKMSQVDIYSYQDFRNYLKDYYKVRRSTDRKFSIRFFARIAGLRSQNYLKVVMDGSRSLTNRNVPKFIKGLGLDHARAEYFEALVHLNQSRDNVEYRKYLNRVLHLQKKKSALTLDSAQHEFFTTWYHIVIFEMLCQDNFVEDPALISRRLKGLVTPSQVHESLELMEKIGIIKRHDKKLMPIAAQIAAPENVSVKEFRKFHDSFIEQASQALHFDKPEDREIRTLTIALTPTQLPQFKLKLKDFLREMNAYFSHGNGTSVYQLNLQFFKLTKGDAES; the protein is encoded by the coding sequence ATGCAGTTTTCAGGGCCTAGTCTAATTAAGATGTCACAAGTTGATATTTATTCTTATCAAGATTTTCGTAACTACCTAAAGGACTATTACAAAGTTCGTCGTAGCACTGATCGTAAATTCTCAATTCGATTTTTTGCGCGCATAGCAGGCTTGCGCTCACAAAATTATCTCAAAGTGGTGATGGATGGTAGTCGTAGTCTTACAAACCGCAATGTTCCAAAATTCATAAAAGGTTTAGGTCTTGATCATGCGCGGGCAGAGTACTTTGAAGCACTTGTGCATTTAAATCAATCTCGAGATAATGTCGAGTATCGTAAATATTTAAATCGCGTATTACATTTGCAAAAGAAAAAATCAGCCCTAACACTAGATAGTGCGCAACATGAATTCTTCACAACTTGGTATCACATAGTTATTTTTGAAATGCTTTGCCAAGATAATTTCGTAGAAGATCCTGCACTTATTAGCCGTCGACTTAAGGGGCTAGTAACTCCAAGTCAGGTGCACGAAAGTTTAGAGTTGATGGAGAAAATCGGAATCATCAAGCGTCATGATAAAAAACTCATGCCCATCGCTGCTCAAATCGCAGCACCTGAAAATGTTTCAGTTAAAGAGTTTCGTAAATTTCATGATTCTTTTATTGAACAAGCCTCCCAAGCCCTTCACTTTGATAAACCGGAAGATCGTGAAATACGCACCCTCACGATCGCTTTAACGCCAACACAATTGCCACAGTTTAAGTTAAAGCTAAAAGACTTTCTTAGAGAGATGAACGCTTATTTTTCACATGGTAATGGTACGAGTGTTTATCAACTCAATTTGCAGTTTTTTAAGCTGACAAAGGGTGATGCTGAGAGTTAA
- a CDS encoding cytochrome c produces MKFRLLMVFVLLLFASLGLAQDMTFKSHGRVVKTLGASELEKISPAQTILVWDPTSEKEISYRAHSVEAVFQSVFGNAWKNSEEILFTCIDGYRPSIPTSRFIQHKAFIAVARTDNKNFDLMKINKKIELGPYYLIWENSKYPELKVGDGPSWPYQLAAVDLTTFNETFPKIAPPKNSSPAVKRGFLAFRKNCLPCHSINGNGGKEAPELNYPVNITQYYKETWLKKWISDPKSIRFRTPMPPFPEVSGRDKIINDIISYLKAIRANKHKPD; encoded by the coding sequence ATGAAATTTAGACTTTTGATGGTCTTTGTTCTATTGCTCTTTGCTTCATTGGGTTTAGCTCAAGATATGACTTTTAAAAGTCATGGAAGAGTCGTTAAAACCCTTGGTGCTAGCGAGTTAGAAAAAATATCACCAGCGCAAACGATTCTCGTGTGGGATCCAACTTCTGAAAAAGAAATTTCTTATCGTGCTCATTCGGTAGAAGCTGTTTTTCAATCTGTTTTCGGTAATGCTTGGAAAAATTCAGAAGAAATACTTTTTACTTGTATTGACGGATATCGCCCCTCGATTCCAACTTCTCGATTCATACAACACAAAGCCTTTATCGCAGTGGCGCGAACAGATAATAAAAATTTTGATCTCATGAAGATTAATAAAAAAATTGAATTAGGTCCGTATTATTTAATTTGGGAAAATAGTAAGTACCCAGAACTTAAAGTGGGTGATGGTCCAAGCTGGCCCTACCAATTAGCGGCTGTTGATCTCACAACGTTTAATGAGACGTTTCCAAAAATTGCACCTCCGAAAAATTCTTCACCCGCTGTGAAAAGGGGTTTTCTGGCGTTTAGAAAAAACTGTCTTCCATGTCATTCCATAAATGGTAATGGCGGAAAAGAAGCGCCAGAATTAAATTATCCAGTTAACATTACGCAGTATTATAAAGAGACCTGGCTTAAAAAATGGATAAGTGACCCAAAAAGTATTCGTTTCCGCACACCCATGCCTCCATTTCCAGAGGTTTCGGGGAGAGATAAAATCATTAATGACATCATTAGTTATTTAAAAGCTATTAGAGCAAATAAACACAAACCTGATTAA
- a CDS encoding DUF2203 family protein encodes MGNVFELNRKRVFTIGDARELLPVVRRVTEEANNRIKGLLSLLEAVRDRDPVKTKELEEKISKHVEEWQTKIAKLGAEGKGLWLVDFDCGTGYYCWKFPEEKLEHFHSYTEGFQARIRITPEIYGAKHEPSLEH; translated from the coding sequence ATGGGGAATGTTTTCGAGTTAAATCGAAAGAGGGTGTTTACAATTGGGGACGCGCGGGAATTACTGCCCGTGGTTCGTCGTGTTACCGAAGAAGCCAACAATCGAATCAAAGGTTTGCTATCACTGCTTGAAGCTGTGCGCGATCGAGATCCTGTAAAAACAAAGGAACTCGAAGAGAAAATCAGCAAGCACGTTGAAGAATGGCAAACAAAAATTGCTAAGCTCGGCGCTGAAGGCAAGGGTTTGTGGTTGGTGGATTTCGATTGTGGAACCGGATATTACTGTTGGAAATTTCCAGAAGAAAAACTGGAACACTTTCACAGTTATACAGAAGGGTTTCAAGCGCGGATACGAATCACGCCAGAGATTTATGGCGCCAAGCATGAACCTTCTCTCGAGCATTAG
- a CDS encoding HDOD domain-containing protein, whose product MMALELRAMYRGLLSKFDFDGVAADLMQKIIAGSEKADDYEEILKKDKFFTTVICSRASANMKASVVSSLGHGVVVVGQTNVRNMVLGHSIMRMFSENADAEYVSLEESGKHLKYALKAEEHAKKCNNEYAGLAFAAGYIFDVFTYWINSELRFKETLEPYLESIWKHGIRTATLAWALATHERVFISHRKIVFAAGLLHDIGKLATSIHVFREYAPLIIRMRDEKDSHKTNDAYEARIEREYFDLSHMEVGSALVFQTKFLRDLETDIDFHHDSTLLKTRNPDAFLGVAILNIADRLAWTMERNASFGQEELQEILKPHAAYFPLKSADVMELFAKVRGKGQLL is encoded by the coding sequence ATGATGGCACTTGAATTAAGAGCAATGTACCGTGGCCTTTTGAGTAAGTTTGATTTTGATGGTGTGGCTGCGGATCTTATGCAAAAAATTATCGCTGGTAGTGAAAAAGCTGATGATTATGAAGAGATCTTAAAAAAAGATAAATTTTTTACTACAGTGATTTGTTCACGAGCATCAGCAAATATGAAAGCTTCTGTCGTTTCTAGTTTAGGCCATGGAGTTGTTGTTGTTGGGCAAACAAACGTGCGCAACATGGTATTAGGGCATTCAATCATGCGTATGTTTTCTGAGAACGCAGATGCAGAATATGTAAGTCTTGAAGAATCAGGAAAGCATCTTAAATACGCCTTAAAAGCCGAAGAGCATGCGAAAAAATGTAATAATGAATATGCTGGGCTCGCATTTGCTGCGGGCTACATATTTGATGTCTTCACTTATTGGATAAATAGTGAACTTCGATTTAAAGAAACTCTAGAACCATATTTAGAATCGATATGGAAACACGGAATTCGCACCGCTACATTGGCTTGGGCATTGGCGACTCATGAACGCGTTTTTATTTCACATAGAAAAATTGTATTCGCCGCAGGACTATTACATGACATTGGAAAATTGGCCACATCAATACATGTGTTTAGAGAGTATGCCCCGCTCATTATAAGAATGCGCGATGAAAAAGATTCTCATAAGACCAACGATGCCTACGAGGCTCGAATTGAGCGTGAATATTTTGATTTATCTCATATGGAAGTAGGTTCAGCACTTGTGTTTCAAACTAAGTTTTTAAGAGATCTTGAAACAGATATTGATTTTCACCACGATAGTACACTTTTAAAAACACGGAATCCTGATGCATTCTTGGGTGTCGCAATTTTAAACATTGCAGATCGTCTCGCATGGACAATGGAGCGTAATGCCTCTTTTGGGCAAGAAGAGTTGCAAGAAATACTTAAACCCCATGCAGCATATTTTCCTCTCAAATCAGCTGACGTCATGGAGCTTTTCGCTAAAGTTCGTGGCAAAGGTCAACTTCTCTAA
- a CDS encoding ORF6N domain-containing protein, which produces MEKNQIHIEISQKIFFIRGHKVMLDSDLALLYEVKTKNLNKAVRRNIIRFPEDFMFQVTEKEGEFLRFQIGTSKIRATDDERGGRRYRPLVFTEQGVAMLSSVLKSEKAALVNIEIMRTFVRLRQLLLSNKELSERLDELEKKYDSQFKAVF; this is translated from the coding sequence GTGGAAAAAAATCAAATTCATATTGAGATCAGTCAGAAAATATTTTTCATTCGTGGACATAAGGTCATGCTGGATTCGGATTTGGCATTACTTTATGAGGTTAAGACCAAAAATCTGAACAAGGCCGTACGCCGAAATATCATCAGATTTCCTGAAGATTTTATGTTCCAAGTTACTGAAAAGGAAGGGGAATTTTTGAGGTTCCAAATTGGAACCTCAAAAATTCGAGCTACTGATGATGAAAGAGGCGGTCGTCGTTACAGACCCTTAGTATTTACAGAACAAGGTGTTGCTATGCTTTCAAGTGTACTTAAAAGTGAAAAAGCCGCTCTCGTGAATATTGAAATCATGAGAACTTTTGTAAGACTTCGACAACTTCTTTTATCAAACAAAGAACTTTCAGAAAGATTGGACGAATTAGAGAAAAAATATGACTCTCAATTTAAGGCGGTTTTTTGA
- a CDS encoding EutN/CcmL family microcompartment protein: MILAKVLESVVSTQKNPHFEGKTIFSVQPLNEGLKPHGSAYLAFDHVQSGPGDIVLICREGNGCRQMWGNDQAPVNAVIAAIVDHIELE; this comes from the coding sequence ATGATTTTAGCAAAAGTTTTAGAGTCAGTTGTCAGCACACAAAAAAACCCACACTTTGAAGGGAAAACTATTTTTTCCGTTCAACCACTCAATGAAGGTCTCAAGCCTCACGGCTCAGCTTACTTAGCGTTTGATCATGTGCAATCAGGCCCCGGCGATATTGTGCTCATTTGTCGTGAAGGTAATGGTTGTCGGCAAATGTGGGGTAACGATCAAGCGCCAGTCAATGCAGTGATTGCGGCGATTGTTGATCATATCGAGTTGGAATAA
- a CDS encoding EutN/CcmL family microcompartment protein, which produces MHLGKILGTVVCSQKDPSLLGVKLLLMQPLDDQLNPVGGTIVTADPVGARHGDTVMWVASREASLALDNKFAPVDAAVVGLVDRMGDRSFEL; this is translated from the coding sequence ATGCATTTAGGAAAAATTTTAGGCACAGTAGTTTGCTCACAAAAAGATCCAAGTCTCTTGGGTGTTAAACTTTTATTAATGCAACCCCTTGATGATCAATTAAATCCTGTGGGTGGAACCATCGTTACGGCTGACCCCGTTGGTGCTCGTCATGGTGATACAGTGATGTGGGTTGCAAGTCGTGAAGCAAGCCTTGCTTTAGATAATAAATTTGCACCAGTTGATGCAGCTGTTGTAGGTTTGGTTGATCGCATGGGCGATAGGTCATTTGAATTATGA
- a CDS encoding BMC domain-containing protein translates to MIFGPAIASFEISSIARGYFLLDKLVKKAPVRILEAAAVSPGKFFILINGDEASVEESRKELLELAANQIIDEVYIPYLHPEVLPGMYSQNRFPVLESIGIVETAAVSSGLISADRACKAADVHLIDFRMARGIGGKAYYFVTGTLENVQASVADGISSIADKGTLIRTEIIASPHEDFLKYFNIEPVS, encoded by the coding sequence ATGATATTTGGCCCAGCCATTGCGTCTTTTGAAATCTCAAGCATTGCGCGGGGATATTTCCTTTTAGACAAACTTGTTAAAAAAGCACCTGTACGAATTCTTGAAGCAGCTGCCGTGAGCCCAGGTAAGTTTTTTATTTTAATCAATGGTGATGAAGCAAGTGTTGAAGAAAGCAGAAAAGAGTTACTGGAGTTAGCTGCAAATCAAATTATTGATGAAGTGTATATTCCATATTTGCATCCTGAAGTTTTACCGGGAATGTATTCTCAAAATCGATTTCCTGTTTTAGAAAGCATTGGTATTGTTGAAACCGCAGCGGTGAGCTCGGGGTTAATCAGTGCAGATCGTGCTTGTAAAGCAGCCGATGTTCATTTGATTGATTTTAGAATGGCTAGAGGAATTGGTGGAAAAGCATATTACTTTGTTACTGGCACATTAGAAAATGTACAAGCCAGTGTGGCAGATGGAATATCGTCGATAGCTGATAAAGGTACACTCATTCGTACAGAGATTATTGCGAGTCCTCACGAGGATTTTTTAAAGTATTTTAATATTGAACCAGTCTCATAA
- a CDS encoding aldehyde dehydrogenase family protein, translating to MPSSWPSWTPLMSTLDQEQINVLVKRVLSRMGEVEQKESPVAGSRGIFSDVNRAVEAAQTAFPVWSALRLDHRKRIIDKLRCRLRECLQWMAAEAVSETGLGRVEDKVKKNLLVIDKTPGPEILNPEVFTGDDGLALMEYAPFGVLGSITPTTNSTETIINNGISIISAGNTVVFNPHPSAKKVCAKVVDVMNQVIVQNGGPDNCITVLREPTIDSAKELMRHPGIRLLVVTGGPGVVKEAMSSGKKVIGAGPGNPPVVVDETADLAKAARDIIAGASLDNNIVCIVEKEIIVVDAVADELAKLLKTFGAYQLSAEQTRRLEKVVVDGKYPAKKFVGKNAGVILKEIGVPAGDELRLIFADVSENHPFVQLELLMPVVGFVRAPNVHAAIDMAKRVEHGYGHTAVMHSRHIDHLHKMAKVINTSIFVKNAPSYAGLGMGGEGYTSFTIASPTGEGMTTARNFSRVRRCTLKDHFRIV from the coding sequence ATGCCGTCATCATGGCCATCGTGGACACCATTGATGTCAACTCTTGATCAAGAGCAAATTAACGTTCTTGTGAAGCGTGTACTTTCACGCATGGGTGAGGTTGAACAAAAAGAATCTCCAGTTGCTGGTTCACGAGGCATTTTCAGCGACGTCAATCGCGCAGTTGAAGCAGCACAAACAGCTTTTCCTGTTTGGTCAGCACTGAGACTTGATCATCGTAAACGAATAATTGATAAATTACGGTGTCGCCTTCGTGAATGTTTACAATGGATGGCAGCTGAGGCTGTGAGCGAAACTGGTCTTGGCCGCGTTGAAGATAAAGTTAAAAAAAATCTTTTAGTAATAGATAAAACTCCTGGCCCTGAAATTTTAAATCCTGAAGTTTTCACAGGCGATGATGGCCTAGCACTTATGGAATATGCCCCATTTGGAGTTTTAGGAAGCATCACACCCACAACAAATTCTACGGAAACAATTATCAATAATGGTATCAGTATCATTTCAGCTGGTAACACTGTCGTATTTAACCCACATCCTTCAGCTAAAAAAGTCTGTGCAAAAGTTGTCGATGTGATGAATCAAGTCATTGTGCAAAACGGTGGGCCAGATAATTGCATCACAGTATTACGTGAACCAACAATTGATTCTGCAAAAGAACTTATGCGCCACCCCGGTATTAGATTACTTGTTGTCACGGGTGGTCCCGGTGTTGTGAAAGAGGCTATGAGTTCTGGCAAAAAAGTTATTGGAGCAGGCCCTGGTAACCCACCAGTAGTTGTCGATGAAACAGCTGATCTTGCAAAAGCTGCGCGGGATATTATCGCTGGTGCAAGTCTTGATAATAATATTGTCTGTATCGTTGAAAAAGAAATTATTGTGGTTGACGCTGTTGCAGATGAGTTAGCTAAACTTTTAAAAACTTTTGGCGCTTATCAATTATCGGCTGAGCAAACGCGTAGACTTGAAAAAGTAGTTGTTGATGGAAAATACCCGGCAAAAAAATTCGTAGGCAAAAACGCAGGTGTTATTTTAAAAGAAATTGGAGTTCCAGCTGGTGATGAACTAAGGCTTATCTTTGCTGATGTTTCTGAGAATCATCCTTTTGTACAGTTAGAACTATTAATGCCCGTTGTTGGTTTTGTTCGTGCACCCAATGTACACGCGGCAATTGATATGGCAAAACGTGTTGAGCATGGCTACGGTCACACGGCTGTTATGCATTCTCGTCACATCGATCATCTTCACAAAATGGCAAAAGTGATCAATACAAGTATCTTTGTTAAAAATGCTCCTAGTTATGCTGGCCTTGGAATGGGTGGTGAAGGTTATACTTCATTTACAATTGCTTCACCCACAGGAGAAGGCATGACAACGGCTCGTAATTTTAGTCGCGTACGTCGTTGCACACTTAAAGATCATTTTAGGATTGTATGA
- a CDS encoding EutN/CcmL family microcompartment protein, whose product MLLGKVVGTCVATRKDEKLQGMTMLVVQQIDASGKNAGGVIVAIDSVGAGVGETVLFATGSSARQTQTTQNKPVDAVIMAIVDTIDVNS is encoded by the coding sequence ATGCTGTTAGGGAAAGTGGTGGGGACATGTGTCGCCACCCGAAAAGACGAAAAGCTTCAGGGTATGACAATGCTCGTGGTTCAACAAATCGATGCTAGCGGTAAAAACGCTGGCGGAGTGATTGTTGCCATTGATTCTGTAGGAGCTGGTGTTGGTGAAACAGTTTTGTTCGCCACAGGTAGCTCAGCTCGACAAACTCAAACTACGCAAAATAAACCAGTAGATGCCGTCATCATGGCCATCGTGGACACCATTGATGTCAACTCTTGA
- a CDS encoding BMC domain-containing protein: MDNSSDALGMIETKGFIGMVEASDAMVKAAKVELVGYEKIGGGYVTAIVRGDVAAVKAATEAGSRAAEKVGELVSVHVIPRPHGNIDMALPLGRGAKRVNNK; this comes from the coding sequence ATGGATAATTCATCAGACGCATTAGGCATGATCGAAACCAAAGGTTTTATCGGAATGGTTGAAGCTTCCGACGCCATGGTTAAAGCTGCAAAAGTAGAACTCGTTGGTTACGAAAAAATTGGTGGTGGTTATGTAACTGCTATCGTTCGTGGCGACGTTGCTGCAGTGAAAGCTGCAACAGAAGCGGGTTCACGCGCTGCTGAAAAAGTAGGCGAACTTGTAAGTGTACACGTTATTCCTCGTCCTCATGGCAACATCGATATGGCTCTTCCACTTGGTCGTGGCGCAAAACGCGTTAACAATAAGTAA
- a CDS encoding homogentisate 1,2-dioxygenase, which translates to MFHQNKGKTTPQAHVDIPKGTYEDEHGRKGFFGRVTHLYHTNAPTNWQKIEGKCKPQAFNYLKMAAGKDPWQATFGLENNDVKVGFMQPTGTMPYFYRCADGDVVYFIHEGQGVIETDFGPLNYERGDYLVVPKGTTHRFVTSSGAQKYLVVESRTEVNLPDKGLLGQHALFDPAVIATPNPEPKDEKGSFEVKIKRQNEFTIVTYGFNPLDVVGWKGDLCVVKVNIKDFRPVTSHRYHLAPSVHSTFVGGGFVICSFVPRPFETEPGANRVPFYHRNIDCDEVIFYHDGDFFSRKDMGAGMVTFHPYGIHHGPHPTAAEGAKGKVMTNEYAVMVDTYRPLNPTKEALAVENANYYLSWKE; encoded by the coding sequence ATGTTTCATCAAAATAAAGGTAAGACAACGCCACAAGCTCATGTGGATATTCCCAAAGGCACTTATGAGGATGAACATGGGAGAAAAGGTTTTTTCGGGCGAGTTACACATCTCTATCACACAAACGCTCCCACAAATTGGCAAAAGATTGAGGGTAAATGCAAACCCCAGGCTTTTAACTATTTAAAAATGGCCGCCGGAAAAGACCCCTGGCAGGCAACTTTTGGATTAGAAAATAACGATGTGAAAGTTGGGTTCATGCAACCCACTGGAACAATGCCTTACTTTTATCGTTGTGCAGATGGCGACGTTGTTTATTTTATTCATGAAGGTCAAGGCGTAATTGAAACTGATTTTGGCCCGCTTAATTACGAGCGTGGCGATTATTTAGTTGTTCCAAAAGGAACAACACATCGTTTTGTTACGTCTTCAGGTGCGCAAAAATATCTTGTCGTTGAATCTCGAACAGAAGTTAATTTGCCCGATAAAGGTTTATTAGGTCAGCATGCGCTCTTTGACCCAGCTGTTATTGCAACTCCGAATCCTGAGCCTAAAGATGAAAAAGGAAGTTTTGAAGTAAAAATAAAAAGACAAAATGAATTCACAATAGTCACTTATGGTTTTAACCCACTTGATGTCGTCGGTTGGAAGGGTGATTTGTGTGTTGTGAAAGTGAACATTAAAGATTTTAGACCGGTGACAAGTCATAGATATCATTTAGCGCCTTCTGTGCATTCAACTTTTGTCGGCGGTGGATTTGTCATTTGTAGTTTTGTGCCAAGGCCTTTTGAAACAGAGCCTGGTGCAAATCGAGTTCCGTTTTATCATCGCAATATTGATTGTGATGAAGTGATATTTTATCATGACGGTGATTTCTTCTCACGTAAAGACATGGGTGCTGGAATGGTAACGTTTCACCCGTACGGCATTCATCATGGCCCACACCCAACTGCCGCCGAAGGTGCTAAAGGAAAAGTAATGACAAACGAGTACGCCGTGATGGTCGATACCTACAGACCACTGAACCCAACAAAAGAAGCGCTGGCTGTTGAAAACGCCAACTACTATTTAAGCTGGAAAGAATAA